GTACCTGAATAAGGCTCCACCAAAGGATGGGTCAGGATGTCCAGTACATCTTTGTAATAAAAAACATAGTTATCCCCACTGCGCGATAATGCATTGGTATGCATTTTAAAAAGTTTCGCAATCAGGATTTGTGCAGGATTGTTTTTGCCCGAATATCCCATGGTAATATTGAGCGCACCTACCGAGTCCGGCAAAGCATATAATAAAGGAACGAGTAAATTTTCCTCCCCCAACACAATAGCGGTTTTATTTAATGACACCGTGTTTTCCTGAACTGCTTTTTCAATGATACTACCGGCTATTTTAGCCTGCCCGATAGTTTTAGGAGTTCCAATTACCTGTATGTTTTTAGACCCTTTAAAATCATCTACAATCCAATCAAAGGGATGTGACTTATAATGTTTCCATTGCTGCTTAAACCTACGGACAAATAAGCCCGCGTCATGATAGGGGTCATCCAGGAAAACACCATCAACATCCCAGTAAATTTTTGCCAGGCCTGCAGCCATTAAATGCTGGACAATTTTTTCTTCAGAAGCATTCAATGCATTAAATCCGGCAAAGAGAAAATTCTTTCCGGTTACTGCTCCTGAAAAATGATCTAAATTTTCAACTGCCTGTCTGTAAATAAGTCCCTGATAGCCTATTCCTTTTTTCAGGAGGTGCTCGTACAAGGCTTTATAGTAAACCGGCAATAGTTTCCAAAAATCAATATAGTTTTCAAGTAATTTTGTTTTTTGGTCTACTTCGATACCCCATTTTTTGATATCCTCAATATCCTTAAGATACGATAGCACATGCAGGGGATCCAAAAGATAGCGATCGATCTCATTGAAATCCTGTAGTAATGTTTTCGCCCAGTTGGCAAAAAGCTCAAATGTCTGCTGTTGCGCTTTATCGGTTATCCCAAGATATACTTCATAAAATTCAAATAGTAACTCAATACTATCCACTGCGCGTATTCCGGCAATATCCTGTACAAAATCCTCCACACTAATAATCTCAGGAGCAAATACAGTATGCTCCACTTTATTCCTGAGTGCTTCGATAAGGAATACCTTGGCTCTTTTATTGGGTAGCACTACAATTAAATCGGAGAGATTATCCAGGTTATCGTTTAGGATTACAGTAGCAATTTTATCGAGAAAGGTTGAATCTGTCATGGGATAAAAATAAAAAAAACGCCCCGATAAATCGGGGCGTTCCTTTAAAAATATTCAGAAGAAAATTATTTTACTAAAACAACTTCTACTCTTCTGTTTTTAGCTTTACCAGCTTTAGTTTTGTTAGAAGCAATTGGTTTAGATTCTCCATAACCTTCAGAAGTTAATCTTGAAGTTTCTAATCCTCTTGTTACTAAGTATTCTCTAACTGAAGCCGCTCTTTCTTTAGATAATTTCAAGTTTAAAGCATCGCTTCCGTCGCTATCTGTATGACCTTCAATTCTGAAGTTAGAGTTAGGGAATTCTTTCATGATTTCTGCAATAGAATTCAATGTTTCGAAAGATTCTTTTTTGATTGAAGCTCTTCCAGAATCGAATAAGATTGTTTTAGAGAATTCGTTCAATTTTTTCATAACTACTTCAGTTACTTCAGGACAACCGTTGTTAGCAACAGTTCCTTTCACTGTAGGACATTTGTCATCTTTGTCAAGTACACCGTCTCCATCAGTATCAACCCATGGACAACCGTTGTTTTCTCTTGGACCTTTTTCGTTAGGACATTTATCGTCTTTATCAGCGATACCATCTCCGTCAGAATCTGGACAACCTTGTAATTCTTTTAGACCTGCAACTTCTGGACAAGCATCATCTTTGTCTGGAACACCGTCACCGTCTGTATCAGGACATCCTTGGAATTCTTTTAAACCAGCAACTTCTGGACAAGCATCATCTTTGTCTGGAATTCCGTCACCGTCAGTATCAGGACAACCTTGGAATTCTTTTAAACCTGGAACATCTGGACAAGCATCATCTTTATCGTAGATACCGTCACCGTCTGTATCTTTACCTCCGAATTTGAAAGTAAGACCAGCGAAATGTTGCATGTGAGAAGGAACGTCAGTTCTTTCAAATGAATGTTTGTAAGTAGATTGTAATGAAAGACCTACATTCTCAGTGAACCAGAAAGTTAATCCAAGTCCTCCATTTGCAGTACCTCCATTATAAACATCACCCATCCAAGTATAACCTCCACCTACGTGAATAGAAGGGTCAATTACTTTAGATCCGATAGCTTCCATGAAACTGTAACGGATTACAGCATCAGCAGCATAATAAGTCAAATCACCAGGATTTGTAATGTCATAGATAGAACCGGTTACACCAGGGTTAGCAGCGTAAGATACCAATTTATCAATTTTGTTGACAGATCCAGTAACACCTACAGTAAAACCACTACCTACGTATCTAGACACATTTAGATAAGAAACGGAAGGAAGGATGTTCCAGTGGTCTTTAGCATTAAAATAATTAGAAAATGCTCCGCTAAAAGATGTCGGTGCGTTCTGAACTCGGGTGTCAACAGCGTTGGCACCAAAAGATACTGCCCACGGGTTGTCGCTGTCCTGAGCCTGGGAACTAAGCCCAGCTACTAAGAACATAGCAGCAAAAAGTTTGTTAAGATGTTTCATAATAATTTTTATTTTATTTAATTAAAATAGTTTATCGTTGCAAATGTAATGTGTTAAAATCTATCTGCAAAGCTTAATGTTAAAAATTTATAATAAATATATCTTAAAATATAGCTTTTAGATCACTTTTAGGGATTGCCCCACTGCTGTAAATGCAGCTATAGCCTTATCCAGATGGGCTTTAGAGTGTGCCGCAGACAATTGTACTCTAATTCTTGCTTTATTTTTAGGAACCACAGGAAAGAAAAATCCGATTACGTAAATCCCCTTTTTTAACAGTTCATCGGCCATAATTTGAGACAGTTTTGCGTCATAAAGCATTACCGGCACTATCGCTGAATCACCGTCAATTATATCAAATCCGGCTTCTTTCATACCTTTTTTAAAGTAATTGGTATTCCACTCCAACTGATCCCGTAAACTGGTGTCTTTTTCCAGTAATTCAAAAACTTTGATCGAAGCTCCTACGATCGCTGGCGCAAGTGAGTTCGAAAAAAGATAAGG
The Flavobacterium kingsejongi genome window above contains:
- a CDS encoding OmpA family protein, with the protein product MKHLNKLFAAMFLVAGLSSQAQDSDNPWAVSFGANAVDTRVQNAPTSFSGAFSNYFNAKDHWNILPSVSYLNVSRYVGSGFTVGVTGSVNKIDKLVSYAANPGVTGSIYDITNPGDLTYYAADAVIRYSFMEAIGSKVIDPSIHVGGGYTWMGDVYNGGTANGGLGLTFWFTENVGLSLQSTYKHSFERTDVPSHMQHFAGLTFKFGGKDTDGDGIYDKDDACPDVPGLKEFQGCPDTDGDGIPDKDDACPEVAGLKEFQGCPDTDGDGVPDKDDACPEVAGLKELQGCPDSDGDGIADKDDKCPNEKGPRENNGCPWVDTDGDGVLDKDDKCPTVKGTVANNGCPEVTEVVMKKLNEFSKTILFDSGRASIKKESFETLNSIAEIMKEFPNSNFRIEGHTDSDGSDALNLKLSKERAASVREYLVTRGLETSRLTSEGYGESKPIASNKTKAGKAKNRRVEVVLVK